The Triticum aestivum cultivar Chinese Spring chromosome 4B, IWGSC CS RefSeq v2.1, whole genome shotgun sequence sequence TTTCCCCTGTAGTGTTGATTGTAATGCATTGTTCTTTATTTTAAGGTTCCTTGACACCGCTGGACTGAAGAAGTCGAGCGCCTACCTGATTAATGGTATTTTGATATTTGTTGTATGGCTGGTGAGTATTTCTTTGAACTGTCTTGAATGTTCTGtaaacaaagaaaatcatgaaattCAGTAAAACAGTATAATAAAGGGATCAGATCAGTAGAAATTGAAGAACTGCTTTACGTTCATAATTTGTGAGTAACCTCATGCAGTCGTATAGTTTTTTCGACAAAGTAACTTTGCCGCTTGGTTGTTATACTAGTAGGGTTCTTGCACTAGTATTTGGTGGTGGGATCTTTTCTTTTGATCATAGCATTGGTCTACTTCTTTCAGGTGGCAAGGATATTTTTGTTCCTGTATGTATTTTACCACATCTATTTGCACTACAGCCAGGTACTGGAGATCTTCATTGGAATTCGCTAATTCAGTTTTCCTTAGCACACAACATCCATATGCCATCTGACACATTTTTACCTACTTTTCAATTGATTTCACAACAGATAATGAAGATGCACGCATTTGGTTATTACCTGACACTGACCGTGCCGTCGGTGCTCTTTGTCATGAACGCAATGTGGTTTACGAAGATTTTGAAAGGGGTAATGAAAACACTGTCGAAATGGTCGTAAATCGGATTAGGCTCTGCGGACCAGAagtacaacgtaactgggtgttccTGCCGTGCTGCACTGCGTGTGACCTGAATGTGTAAAGTTATGAATATATGAATTAGGCTTTGCGGACCGGAAGTACAACGCCAACTTGCTTGGTGTTCCTGCACTGCTGCTTGAGACCTTGATGTGCAAAGTTATGAACATATCAGCGTAACTAGGGAAAGTGAATATGTATAATACTAGCAAACAAGTTAGATTAGGCTAAATCGCTCTATTTTCCGGTGAGCTGGGATTTCCTGGCCAGTTTGGCATGTACTGAAGTTCCTCTTCCAATCCTGCAATCTGTGTATACCAGGCCAGGAGATAATTCCATTGCATCTCTTATTCATACTAAATTTTGATGATCTAATTTGAGATATTATATATGAGCTGTTGTTATTCCTGGGATGTGTAAAATTGGGTAGATTTGTGTCCATGGTTGTTGCATTCCCCTGCACATTACCTGTTGTTTCCTGGTCAAATTTTGTTATATTCGCTCTTTGCGCCAAAATTTGGTTGAAATTTTCTGCAAACCATCTCCAAACTGATCCCATCGAACTAGTATGAAATTCCTACACACGCGACGCAGCTGTGTTCTTTGTTGAATAACCCGTTGCATACTCTCTGAACATCAAACTTAGGAGCAACAATTTCTGGGGGGCACAATCAACCACTTTGGAGGTAACTCTCACTTAAGATATCTGCAGCGGCATTCAAGTATGGGTATTTACATGACAAACGCATGAACGAAAAAGAAAAGACAGGCGGACACGGTAGCGCATAGAGTATATCAGATAAGGCACAGGATCAAGAGGCGCTTTCACGATAGTTTGTCGAGATTCCTCTCCCAAAATTTCTCACAGACGACGAATGTGACCAAATTTATGATGCTTCAGGAGGAGCAGCACGAAGCCGCGCTGACCACTCTCTCATTGGGTCTCTGGGAGAGAACCATCCCCGCCGTCTGTGGGTTCTGCGCCGCCTGCCCCTGAAGCAATCTCTTCGCTGCAATAGGAATCGATGAAACATTAGCATCTaatcatataacatcaatgcatgaGGCAAATCTTGTCTCCTCCCTTaattaatgaatgaggcaaatcttttgcctccgcgttcaaaaaaataaaatacaaacaaGTAAAAAAAAGAAGACAAAAGTCTATATTAAGGGGCAAAAGGTGGAGCAAGTGGACTCACCAATCTCataaaatatgtcattcacattgGTTGCAGTTTTAGCAGACGTTTCCATGAAGAAGAGGCCATTCTCCTGCGCATATGTCTTGGCTTCCTGCAGTAAATGAACCTCATGTCACACATAAATATAGAACAGCTACCTCAGCTGATAAAAAACACCCACATCAAGTAAACCGAATGCTGCAAGCAACATGAAGTAGCACATTCTCTTGTCATAACTTCATATTTCTTGCTTCCATACTCCCTCCGTCGCAAATTGTAAGACCACGAGTAAGCATAAAAATTAAGGGTGCGTTCAGAACTTAGGATAAAGTAGTTATAGCCTTGCTCGGCAAGGAGGAGACATTTGGTAGGGAGATGAACACTCTTGCTTTCCTTGGTATGGGTGCTCTTAACTGCCAATAAATTCTTGACAGCGCAGAGAGCCAAATCAGCTCTCTTGCGTGGGCAAGCAAGCTGGTGCTACATGAGAAATAACCAACTGTGTGTCGAGCGTGAGGCTTTGATACCAAACTAAACACGGAGTTCTGCTTTGTCCAATAACAGCTCAGCCTGGATAGTTTAATCTCTTCCAGGTTGGGCAAAATGAGTTGTACAAATCATGAAAAGACGGATGTGAAAATGACCAAGCTATCCTTGTCATGACTTCATAATCCCTGCTAGTCAGTGAGAGCATATAGCTTACAAATGCACGAGAAGTGATAAATGGAAAAGACGAGTTGGAAAAAATCATACCCCCTTCCGTTAGATTTCTTTCCAATCTTGCCCCTAATTAATCGCTGGGCCGTACTTAATTTTCCTAGTTGGATTCGAGGACGTTGGGCTGTTAGTGCACCAGGTAATTAAGCCAGCACACGATTAGAGGAGGAAAGGGCTGTGGACTCGGGAGCATTTTCACCAAAACTAGTGCTAATTTCTCTCTGCGCCTTGTTTTCTGAATCACAGCAGAAAACATTCATGCCCTTCAGTATGCAATTTAGGGAGTGTATCTTATCATTTGAAATGGTTGGTAGGAGTACCACCAAATTTACTACTaccaaaacaatttccacaagatTACACAAAAACAGATAGCATGAACGTGCTGATAGTAGTAAATAATAGTATCCTTGCCGTCTTTTATTTCTTAAACCATGTTTAGATGCTGCAGGAAACATAAATACATTACTTTTGATGGTCTCGGCAAATGTGTAAAATTCCCTGTAACTAAAGCAAGCAAGGCACAAAAGACTAAATGATGGTAATGCTGTCTTCAAGAAAGAAAGCAGATATGTGCATCAGGATGTTCCACAGTAGGAAGTTGTGAAAACTAAAAACAATGTGAACGTGCAATATCAAGTATTTTCCTCCAAATTATAAGGTTCTGTGTAAATGTTACAACAAAACAGATTAAAATACAAGGTGGACTTAATGTGCTCACAGAGAGATTTTCTGTGTACAACTGTTGAACCCCAAATTAACAGAAGTAAGAATGAGATATGATGTGATGCTGATAGTGCATATTATAGTATGAAAGGCAGATTGTTTGAATTACTAGTTGACAACACCATATATATTTTCAATGGCAGCAAATTAAACCTCGGTGAAGTAGAACAGTGAAACATAGACAAAGTAATGCATGTACAATACTAGACTTGGAAGGTTCCAAGCAACCAGGAAGAAAATGAACTACATACCTCTATTTGAACCTCCCTCGCCTCGAGCAAATCAGCTTTGTTGCCAGCAAGAGCCACTACTGTATTCTGGTTTCCTGCACCAAAGAAAAGGCTAAATTAATATGTCTGTATTAATAAGCAACAAAACCTTTCACATGGCCCGATTCTGTTAACTATTAGTATTTATATTACCATTAATCAGATCCAAAAGCACAAATATTTTCAGAAAAGATCCAAATTCACAAACGTGAATGAGCAAAGAAGTCAAATGTGAAATGGATTTCGTACAAGCTAACTATTTCAGGAGCTGGTTAGCCATACAATTTACAGGCTGAGCGGACATGATCAAACATCAGGGATGACATGTCTTCAAATGATAAAGTGGAGTACCTTGAGCTTGAAGTTCTTGAACCCATTTCTTTGCTCGGGTGAAGGATGCCTGAAGGTAAAAATAATAAAGTTACAAGAAACCTTAATGGGATCATCCCTGCACTTAGTGGTAGCTATACTGCTTCTAGATTAAGTTAATCCTTTTTCGAGCACAGAATAGAATTACAACATATACAAGCAGCAAACACAAAGTGCATATGTGGTATGAACATGCTAAAACAGATGAGGTCCCGTGATAACTAGAAACTCGTTGAAACAGCACCACAGCAAACATACATCCATAGTCAAGAACTATTTTGAGGAATACCGTGTATTAGTCGTTGACTAAGTATTATCAATGCCCATCATTGCCCGTTAACTATGGATTGTTGACCTCATGTGCAACAAAGGAATATAAGGTATTCCATATGGATCAACAACCAGTAGCTAGTACTTAAGTCTGTTAAAAGCTCAAAACTTTCAGAGAATGCATGGAAGCGAAACTAGATATTTCTATCATGTTCTCACCAAGACCCACTCATTGCTGGCAAGTAAACAACAAACTTAACCATCACCAAATTTTGCTAACTGCATTTATGGTGTCATGCATACGAAATCGTAGCCCCTGCCACATTGTTACCGTTATGACGTACGGCACCCTGCAGTTCTTCACAGGCATCCACTCTTTTGCAATACAAGGTAAGCAGGTGCAGGTCTACTTGAATAATGTTTTCTCTTCTCCATAGTTTCACTATCTCTCTTTCTCTTGGAACAGATTAGTGACTGAAGAAACCAAGTTGTCAGATTTTACCCAAGTGCCCAACTGCCCATTGCTTCCCTCCACAAATTTTTAAAAGGTGTTCTGAGAACTAAATCACGCCATATGGAAACTACCTTGCCTGACTTACTGTCTCCGCTACAATTATTCTTGGTTCCCTTTTAATTCCCCAATTGAACTCACAACTCAAACATACTACTGTAAGGAGTCATAACCATTGTTCATCGGCCAAAGCAGCTAATATGTAAATAACGGGAAACTGTCATCGAGGCCTATTATTTTATAACTGGCACAGGTAAACCAATTCCATTTTACTAACCTGGTTCGAGATGTCATAGACAACTATGGCTGCGGCAGCACCCCTATAGTACATGGGGGCCAAGCTGTGATACCTCTCCTGCCCAGCTGTATCCCAGATTTCAAACTTAACAGTCTCGTCATTAACGGCCAATGTTTGAGAGAAGAAAGCCGCTCCAATTGTCGATTCCTGAAGACAAATAGACCAATACAATGATCATTTTCAGAAAAAACCTACAGATATATTATGTTTAACAGAATGAGTGAATCGACGACTTGCCTGGAACTCAACAAATTGTCCTTTTACGAACCGAAGCACCAGGCTGGATTTCCCAGCACCCACATCGCCAAGAAGAACCTGAAAAAGCGAGCACAGTAAAACATCGGCATTTCATAGCCCATGAGATTCTAAAAGCGCAAAATCAATATGTTTCACACTAAAAAAATGCTCGGGACATAATTTAGCGATTCGCCGTAAAACTGACCATCAAAATGGAATTCAGATATGAACTGGGAAACATTTATGAGCCCAAAATCACCATGCTTGTGAGACATTTAAGTCAAGAAAAAAGAAATTAATGACCACATCTTCTCATGCATTTTACACCCCCGAAGACAAGAGTTAGTAACAGTATCTAAGAACAAGCTCCGCGCCCCTGACTGAAAAAGAAAGTGTGGCTACTGGCGCAGAACAACATCTGCTGGAGAATTCCGCAGCAAACATAATCTTACTACTACATGATATTATCAGCCGTCCTAACAGCAGCGACACCACCATCAATTGTGCACTCGACCCATCAAAAAGATTCAAGAGAAACATGCGATCGGGAGCACTCCCACGAGACAATCACACCAGAACTAGCCAGACACTCCTACTAAGTAACTCCAAGTAGCGATCAAGATCCAGTCCGGGCGATCCGGCGGTCAATGGCTGCGGCCGGCTACTCGAGATTAGAATTCGCACCAGTTTGGCGTTGCGGATCTTGCTGCCGGCGCTGGCCGCCATCGGATTCGACGCCGGATTAGGGCGGAACCTTGAGCCGGATCAAACCGCACGCGAGGAGGCGAATTGGGGAATTGGTTGTTGGCTCTCCGCCGTGTGAAATGCGCTTCTCTTTATTTTTTTGgcttaagaaaaatatttttcggTAGAGCCCTTGTAGAGCTGTATAATTAGACTTCCCTACGTCAACACTCAAACACAAACCTTCGCTGCTCGTATGCGCACCGCATTTCCCATTTCAAAGAGATTACTCCTCCGATCCAAAATACTTCCTCCATCCCAAGTTGTACTAAGTCGGCGACACTTGTTTTGGGACGGGGGAGTGTACGGTAAGTATTATTCTTTTCGTTCTAAATTATCGAAAAAGacttttgccccgctttatatataaatcaCCGATCTACAAGCATCACGATACAAACTCACGTCACCACCACACATGACACACACACCCAAAGCAAGATACATGGGTGCTGAGCACCGTCACACCACCCAACGACTGCCAAGCTACTACAAATGCGCGAGGATGATCCGCTTGGAGCCAAGCAGACCTCCAGTCCTCCGAGGAGAGGTGAGATGTAAAACGACGTAACAAGGACTCCAAGATGGTGCCTCCTAGAAGGGAACGATAGCCGCCACCATCCGATCCCAAAGATCGAGTTTTCACCCGGAGCAACTCAAAGGAGTAAGGGCACCGCGACTGAGCCTTCATGAAGGATACAGTGTCCACAGACGCTGCCGCCGTCGGCCAATTCAAGATTGGGCAAGTGATGTACCCCGGCACGCCCACCCCTCCGATGAATCCTAGCTTCGGCAACCACCAACGACCATCCACCTGCGTGGCCATCACCGCTTGCCCGCACCCGAGGCGCAAGTTCCGCCCACGAACCCCGGGCCTCCCGCTGCCAGGGCCGCCGCCCTGCATCCAGACACCCCCAAGACCGACCAAAGTGACCGGCTTTGGGCCAAAGGGCACACCCGACCGAAGAGACCGCAACATACGTCCCGCCTCGAACAACGCCAGAGCCGTGTCAACCCACACACGACCGGAGAACGGGGGAGGAGGGGAGCAGACACATCCGGGACGGCACACCCCTGTGCCAGCGATGAGTGTCCCGAGATCGTCGGTGCCTCCCATCCCTCCATCCCGCCTCCCCACCGGACACCTCCTGTCGCCCCACCTCGGCGACGAACGCAGCTCCACGCGAGGCCACAAATGTACACCCATCCACCGACAAGGAGAGACCCAAAGGACCGCCGCCAATCGCAAAGGAAGCCCAACTACGCTGCCTGCCATCGTCCAACCGCTATAGCCTCCGGATTCCGGTCACCCCGCCCATCGGCCAGCCGGTGCTGCGGCGCACCACCACCTGCCGTGGCCTTGGCAGGGGCGGAGACCAGCATCCCGCGCTGCCCGACCCCAGAACTGGCCTCGACCTCGCCAATCCCGGCGACCAAGGCGCACCTCCACCACCGTGCCGCCCGACGCACCACCgctgcgccgccgccgtcgaccagcCCCGGCGCGCCCTCGTGCTGCTGCGCCCGGCGCCTAGCGCAGCACCCAACCCGGGTGAGTCGCCCCGCGCCTCGCCACCCATGCGAGGGGAAGAGAAGCACCCCGCTGTCGCTGGCGCCGGCCGGGCTTCGCCAGGCGCGCCCCCTGGCGGTggcgagggaggggaggagggatgccccgctggcggctagggttggcctcCCGTGCGCCTGCGGGGGCatcgcgggaggaggaagaggggtttgGCCAAGAGACAAGGTGTTTTTCTGCCAAGATCTGTTTCAGGAATGGCAACTATCCTCGTTCTAAATTTGCGAACTCTAATCAAGTACTCTATGCCATGACCATCATAAATACTCTATATCTTTATGTTAAAAACGACCATCATTACTGCGTCACTAACCAAATGATGCTAGCTAGAAGGATAAAATGTGTAGCTATGACCATGGGTCGCGAGGGCTTTTGCAAGAGTGTTTGCAATGGAATCGACTATTCCTTGGCATTTAAGTGAGGATACATATTTAGACTACATTGCACGAACCTTACACCACAAAAAGAGGATCCGAGAACTATTATTCTATTGTCCAATTCCTATTTGAGTTCTTCGTGTCTCGCTCCCTCGACCCCGTTTTCTCTCTATTCCATTTCGCTTTTCAAAACTATGTTAGGTCCATGACAAATCTTAGTATGAAAGCCACCCATCGATCCATGCTTACGCTAATGAGACTCAATCCATTTGAGACCATCACAACGTAGACCATGGGAGGAGTGGTGGCAGGGAGCACCATGACCACTGCGATATCGAAGCAACTCCATGATTCCTCACATGTGTGCATCCGTAGCTCTCGGAGCTGACAACACAAGTCACCGATACCAGCACAACTTTTCAGTACAATCAAGCACACACTAAGGCACTGGAGATGTGTATCGAGAAGATTGCACAACACTCTACAAATTGCGTCGGTTGGCCTCACGTCGGCTCATCCCTGCTACCATTGCCAACACAATTGCGgattccgggggggggggggggatctacCTCCGCCCCGCCATCTCTGATGTTGTGTAGGCGAGGATCTGAGGGTGTTGACCACTACGACATCATGCTACACTAGGGTGACACTGCATGAGTCATTGGAATCCTGTTGTCATCCTAGAGAACATGTATTCGACCATTGCACCCGATCTCTACATGGGTGTTCATCATAAGGTATTACATGGAGGTATTGTGGGGAGATAGTGCATGGGATAGTTGTTTCATTGTGTTGATGGTTAAGAACCTTCACCGAATTCCCCTCCGTTTGATGCTAGGAAAATATTGGCACTAAAAAATAAGGGAACAAAGGTAAGAGGAATGACATTCACAACCCTATATGTGGAACCGAGCAAAATGGCACAaagtattggggggggggggatccacAAACATTACCATGAACACAAGCACTATGTGGAGCCGGTGACAAGAGTCCGTGAATGCCAAAGAGGATTATCTTGAATGATTCTTGTTTGCTATATTGGGTTGATCGCCACTTTGTACCAACAAGTTAAGAAAAAACCATTTATGTGTCATTGTTGGTTGAAATTGAATGAGAAACCAAAGTGACAAACCATCTATGATGAGCTCAGAAACCAGA is a genomic window containing:
- the LOC123090613 gene encoding ras-related protein Rab5A isoform X1, with translation MPPQAHGRPTLAASGASLLPSLATARGRAWRSPAGASDSGVLLFPSHGWRGAGRLTRVGCCARRRAQQHEGAPGLVDGGGAAVVRRAARWWRCALVAGIGEVEASSGVGQRGMLVSAPAKATVLLGDVGAGKSSLVLRFVKGQFVEFQESTIGAAFFSQTLAVNDETVKFEIWDTAGQERYHSLAPMYYRGAAAAIVVYDISNQASFTRAKKWVQELQAQGNQNTVVALAGNKADLLEAREVQIEEAKTYAQENGLFFMETSAKTATNVNDIFYEIAKRLLQGQAAQNPQTAGMVLSQRPNERVVSAASCCSS
- the LOC123090613 gene encoding ras-related protein Rab5A isoform X2; its protein translation is MAASAGSKIRNAKLVLLGDVGAGKSSLVLRFVKGQFVEFQESTIGAAFFSQTLAVNDETVKFEIWDTAGQERYHSLAPMYYRGAAAAIVVYDISNQASFTRAKKWVQELQAQGNQNTVVALAGNKADLLEAREVQIEEAKTYAQENGLFFMETSAKTATNVNDIFYEIAKRLLQGQAAQNPQTAGMVLSQRPNERVVSAASCCSS